The following proteins are co-located in the Egibacteraceae bacterium genome:
- a CDS encoding nucleotidyl transferase AbiEii/AbiGii toxin family protein, with protein sequence MALTVLQERLAALVTGLAESDGFVLAGGGGLAAHGLLERPTRDLDYFGPPDEPAGVHRLADALERTCIAEGLEVRREREADAFVRLTVQDAQDGCEVDIAIDYRALGPVATRYGLALDLRELGANKVLAVFDRAAPRDFLDLQELTKRFSLSELIALAAQKDPGLDLDVLDHAMDQVRRIPPERLGLDDAAYRALRATVHRWQSTVRQLRDTDLAVGLERLDGPDSGIDMG encoded by the coding sequence GTGGCCCTCACGGTGTTGCAGGAGCGTCTGGCCGCGCTCGTAACCGGGTTGGCTGAGTCAGACGGGTTCGTGCTGGCTGGCGGGGGCGGGCTTGCGGCGCATGGTTTGCTCGAGCGACCTACCCGCGACCTGGACTACTTCGGTCCTCCTGACGAGCCGGCCGGGGTCCACCGGCTTGCTGACGCGCTTGAGCGGACGTGTATCGCTGAAGGCCTCGAGGTACGCCGCGAGCGGGAGGCCGATGCGTTCGTCCGTCTTACCGTGCAGGACGCGCAGGACGGCTGCGAGGTGGACATCGCCATTGACTACCGGGCACTGGGGCCGGTGGCGACCCGTTACGGTCTCGCGCTGGACCTTCGGGAGCTGGGCGCCAACAAGGTACTGGCCGTCTTCGATCGTGCGGCGCCTCGTGACTTCCTCGACCTGCAAGAACTGACGAAGCGGTTCTCGCTGTCGGAGCTCATCGCGCTGGCGGCGCAGAAGGACCCTGGCCTTGACCTGGATGTACTTGACCACGCCATGGACCAGGTGCGGCGCATCCCGCCGGAGCGGTTGGGCTTAGACGACGCCGCCTACCGGGCTCTGCGAGCGACGGTTCATCGCTGGCAATCGACCGTCCGTCAATTGCGTGATACAGACCTTGCCGTGGGCCTTGAACGGCTGGACGGCCCCGACTCAGGGATCGACATGGGATAG
- a CDS encoding tyrosine-type recombinase/integrase, translated as MGDVDLRRAVTVSRSLERRGTGKDTKTHSRRVVHLEAALAEEVGTHVQAGNLWPADFLLTAPSGGPLSYTNFRRRVWRPAVLACGLDPALRFHDLRHTCASWLIARGGTARAVMAWMGHSTVRATFDRYGHLFPHELEDLAASLADLRSNPDAFGRSPATLAPITPSREKTHALPTDPPTPPDPTPSAPSPEARIHGYAATQTGNMCCRADARQPRLTPPWRMCTAPTRSCAALWSAGSAPSRRA; from the coding sequence GTGGGCGACGTCGACCTGCGGCGCGCGGTCACCGTCTCCCGATCGCTGGAGCGCCGCGGGACCGGCAAGGACACCAAGACCCATAGCCGCCGGGTCGTGCACCTCGAGGCCGCCCTGGCCGAGGAGGTCGGGACGCACGTCCAGGCAGGCAATCTGTGGCCGGCAGACTTCCTGTTGACGGCCCCCTCGGGCGGGCCGCTCAGCTACACCAACTTCCGCCGTCGTGTGTGGCGCCCGGCGGTCCTGGCCTGCGGGCTCGACCCGGCGCTGCGCTTCCACGACCTGCGCCACACGTGCGCCTCCTGGCTGATCGCCCGAGGCGGGACCGCCCGCGCGGTCATGGCATGGATGGGCCACTCCACCGTGCGCGCGACCTTCGACCGCTACGGCCACCTGTTCCCCCACGAGCTCGAAGACCTCGCGGCAAGCCTCGCCGACCTCCGCAGTAACCCCGACGCCTTCGGCCGCAGCCCCGCGACGCTCGCCCCCATCACCCCATCGAGAGAGAAGACCCATGCGCTCCCGACCGATCCGCCGACGCCTCCTGACCCCACCCCCAGCGCACCGTCACCAGAAGCGCGAATCCATGGCTATGCGGCGACACAGACTGGCAACATGTGTTGCAGGGCTGACGCCCGTCAGCCGAGGCTGACACCGCCATGGCGTATGTGCACCGCACCGACCCGGAGCTGCGCCGCGCTCTGGAGCGCTGGATCGGCGCCGAGCAGGAGGGCATGA
- a CDS encoding DUF3566 domain-containing protein: protein MPVPGANRQEPRQAPDRQREAQPVSERTQGRQRPSPTSAEAERPARTRGQAAAQGERQARTRGSAPAEAEQTARVQAPAPAEAERPARARGQAPAETEQTQRTAGAAREQRPQAAAATAPPAARPGRPAPGRARPGTRERRPAQPGQEATPAAPGARGPARRPLRRRSTVHKVDPWSVLKLSLLFYFCALLVLMLALTVFWAVVNQLGLVDRLTEFLADLQLVVEIRGGMIARAVFLIGLLNVVLWSGINVFLAFLYNLISDLVGGLRVTLYDDE, encoded by the coding sequence ATGCCCGTGCCGGGAGCCAACCGGCAGGAGCCGCGCCAGGCCCCCGACCGCCAGCGTGAGGCCCAGCCGGTCTCGGAGCGCACGCAAGGCCGGCAGCGCCCGTCGCCGACGTCCGCGGAGGCCGAGCGTCCCGCCCGGACGCGTGGGCAGGCCGCGGCGCAGGGCGAGCGCCAGGCACGGACCCGTGGGTCCGCGCCCGCGGAGGCCGAACAAACGGCACGAGTGCAGGCGCCGGCGCCGGCGGAGGCTGAGCGCCCCGCGCGGGCCCGGGGGCAGGCACCGGCGGAGACCGAGCAGACCCAGCGGACCGCGGGGGCCGCCCGGGAGCAGCGGCCACAGGCGGCGGCCGCCACGGCGCCACCGGCGGCGCGCCCCGGCCGACCGGCTCCCGGCCGGGCGCGCCCAGGCACCCGCGAGCGGCGGCCTGCCCAACCGGGCCAGGAAGCGACACCGGCCGCGCCCGGTGCGCGGGGGCCCGCTCGTCGACCGCTGCGACGCCGCTCGACCGTCCACAAGGTGGACCCCTGGTCGGTCCTGAAGCTCAGCCTGCTGTTCTACTTCTGCGCCCTGCTCGTGTTGATGCTGGCCCTGACGGTGTTCTGGGCGGTGGTCAACCAGCTGGGCTTGGTGGACCGGTTGACGGAGTTCCTCGCCGATCTGCAGCTGGTTGTGGAGATCCGCGGGGGCATGATCGCCCGCGCGGTGTTCCTGATCGGCTTGCTGAACGTGGTGCTGTGGAGCGGGATCAACGTCTTCCTGGCGTTCCTGTACAACCTCATTTCCGACCTCGTCGGCGGTTTGCGGGTCACCTTGTACGACGACGAGTAG
- the gyrA gene encoding DNA gyrase subunit A — translation MTDDVVPPGNRIEPIELEDELQRSYLDYAMSVIVGRALPDVRDGLKPVHRRILFSMFEGGMRSTTKHRKSAAAVGDVMKKYHPHGDSAIYDALARMAQPWAIRYPLIDGHGNFGSVDGDPPAAMRYTEARLSPLAMELLRDIDEETVDFVDSYDGDAEEPVVLPSRFPNLLVNGSSGIAVGMATNIPPHNLVEMTNAVIAQIANPDITLDELMTMVPGPDFPTGATIMGLRGIREAYETGRGSVRMRAVVDVEDDDKGARIVVTELPYQVNKARLAEKIAELHKHKRIIGIRDLKDLSNRQGNKLVVFCKRDANPQVILNQLYKMTQLQDTFGVNNLSLVDGVPRTLGLKATIGHYIDHQVDVITRRTRYRLRKAEERAHVLEGLIIALDNLDAVIALIRAAASAEAALAELQERFSLSEVQARAILDMQLRRLAQLEAQRIAEEYAELSERIADLRDILARPERVRAIISDELGELRDRFGDARRTQIVPDDGEVDMADLIAQTDVAVTLTRAGYVKRVPISEYRTQRRGGKGVTSGALKEDDIIRDLLVTTTHHWLLFFTNQGRVYRVRAWQVPEKSRTARGAYVANVEGLALAPEERIAAVVSVTDDELRESTSYLVFATRQGMVKRTALADYDSPRSVLIAINLREGDELIGVQVTSGGDEIVLVSRRAMAIRFAESDARRMGRDTTGVIGMALSAGDEVLSACRTIPDGQLLVVTDEGYGKRTPLERYPTQRRGGKGVLTAKLVEARGGLVGALVAAYEQEIFLVTDTGTIIRMDVGDIRPTGRSTQGVRLMKPSQGAKVASVAPVIEGDELAEED, via the coding sequence GTGACCGACGACGTCGTCCCCCCCGGCAACCGCATCGAGCCGATCGAGCTCGAGGACGAGCTGCAGCGCTCCTACCTCGACTACGCGATGAGCGTGATCGTCGGGCGGGCGCTGCCCGACGTGCGCGACGGCCTGAAGCCGGTGCACCGGCGCATCCTGTTCTCGATGTTCGAGGGCGGCATGCGCTCGACCACCAAGCACCGCAAGTCGGCGGCGGCGGTCGGCGACGTGATGAAGAAGTACCACCCGCACGGCGACTCGGCGATCTACGACGCGCTGGCCCGCATGGCCCAGCCGTGGGCGATCCGCTACCCGCTGATCGACGGGCACGGCAACTTCGGCTCGGTCGACGGGGACCCGCCCGCGGCGATGCGCTACACCGAGGCGCGCCTGTCCCCCCTGGCGATGGAGCTGCTGCGCGACATCGACGAGGAGACCGTCGACTTCGTCGACAGCTACGACGGCGACGCCGAGGAGCCGGTCGTCCTGCCGAGCCGCTTTCCGAACCTGCTCGTCAACGGCAGCTCGGGCATCGCGGTGGGCATGGCCACCAACATCCCCCCGCACAACCTCGTCGAGATGACCAACGCGGTGATCGCCCAGATCGCCAACCCCGACATCACCCTCGACGAGCTGATGACGATGGTGCCGGGCCCCGACTTCCCGACCGGCGCCACGATCATGGGGCTGCGCGGCATCCGCGAGGCGTACGAGACGGGGCGGGGCTCGGTGCGCATGCGCGCCGTGGTCGACGTCGAGGACGACGACAAGGGCGCCCGCATCGTCGTCACCGAGCTGCCCTACCAGGTCAACAAGGCGCGGCTGGCCGAGAAGATCGCCGAGCTGCACAAGCACAAGCGCATCATCGGGATCCGCGACCTGAAGGACCTGTCCAACCGCCAGGGCAACAAGCTGGTGGTCTTCTGCAAGCGCGACGCGAACCCCCAGGTGATCCTGAACCAGCTGTACAAGATGACCCAGCTGCAGGACACCTTCGGGGTCAACAACCTGTCGCTGGTCGACGGGGTGCCGCGTACGCTCGGGCTGAAGGCGACCATCGGGCACTACATCGACCACCAGGTCGACGTGATCACCCGGCGCACCCGCTACCGGCTGCGCAAGGCCGAGGAGCGCGCCCACGTCCTCGAGGGCCTGATCATCGCCCTGGACAACCTCGACGCGGTCATCGCCCTGATCCGGGCGGCGGCCTCGGCCGAGGCGGCCCTGGCCGAGCTCCAGGAGCGTTTCTCCCTGTCGGAGGTGCAGGCGCGGGCGATCCTCGACATGCAGCTGCGCCGTCTGGCCCAGCTGGAGGCCCAGCGCATCGCCGAGGAGTACGCCGAGCTGTCCGAGCGCATCGCCGACCTGCGCGACATCCTCGCCCGGCCCGAGCGGGTGCGCGCGATCATCTCCGACGAGCTCGGCGAGCTGCGCGACCGGTTCGGTGACGCGCGGCGCACCCAGATCGTCCCGGACGATGGCGAGGTCGACATGGCCGACCTCATCGCCCAGACCGACGTGGCCGTGACGCTCACCCGCGCCGGCTACGTCAAGCGGGTGCCGATCAGCGAGTACCGCACCCAGCGGCGCGGCGGCAAGGGGGTGACGAGCGGGGCCCTCAAGGAAGACGACATCATCCGCGACCTGCTCGTGACCACGACCCACCACTGGCTGCTGTTCTTCACCAACCAGGGCCGGGTCTACCGGGTGCGGGCGTGGCAGGTCCCCGAGAAGAGCCGTACGGCGCGCGGCGCGTACGTGGCCAACGTGGAGGGGCTGGCGCTGGCGCCCGAGGAGCGCATCGCCGCGGTCGTGTCCGTGACCGACGACGAGCTGCGCGAGAGCACCTCCTACCTGGTGTTCGCGACGCGCCAGGGGATGGTCAAGCGCACGGCGCTGGCCGACTACGACTCGCCGCGCAGCGTGCTGATCGCGATCAACCTGCGGGAGGGCGACGAGCTGATCGGCGTGCAGGTGACGTCGGGCGGCGACGAGATCGTGCTCGTGTCGCGCCGGGCGATGGCGATCCGCTTCGCCGAGTCCGACGCCCGCCGGATGGGCCGGGACACGACCGGGGTGATCGGCATGGCGCTGAGCGCGGGCGACGAGGTGCTGTCAGCGTGCCGGACCATCCCCGACGGCCAGCTGCTCGTCGTGACCGACGAGGGCTACGGCAAGCGCACCCCCCTCGAGCGCTACCCCACGCAGCGGCGCGGCGGCAAGGGCGTGCTGACCGCCAAGCTCGTGGAGGCGCGCGGAGGTCTCGTGGGGGCGCTGGTGGCCGCCTACGAGCAGGAGATCTTCCTGGTCACCGACACCGGCACCATCATCCGCATGGACGTGGGCGACATCCGACCGACCGGGCGCTCGACGCAGGGGGTCCGGCTGATGAAGCCCTCGCAGGGCGCCAAGGTCGCGTCGGTCGCGCCCGTCATCGAGGGCGACGAGCTCGCGGAGGAGGATTAG
- a CDS encoding GerMN domain-containing protein, with protein MTRPPTSARGPRRAGAQRLAALAALAAVLVLAACSRGGTEPLADPISVEPTMQPADMVDLTVYFRSGEGSSAFLVPVTIETEITDDLPLAAVHYLIAGPRGEDESGLSAALPPETQVLDLFVAEGTAHLDLSREVISRAAGVNPSDEHEALALAAIAGTLTEFPTIEQVRLSVEGHQTGSRRGLDVGAFWGGWGLPEVLVRDESIMVEPGEGDGVPPLDSFSTEDQDIGAPPDQPLAVTRVRVRDRVTYLRVIVELADVGDPDASAAVPPARVREDGGRIVLEIDGIAAYDADLEPGQRVDVEDPAFDGVVVDDTDRPDQVRITVLPTSPRGFWLHDLSSPTRLILDVRK; from the coding sequence ATGACCCGCCCGCCGACCAGCGCCCGAGGTCCGCGCCGCGCCGGCGCGCAGCGGCTGGCGGCGCTCGCGGCGCTGGCGGCGGTCCTGGTCCTGGCGGCCTGCTCCCGCGGCGGCACCGAGCCGCTCGCCGATCCGATCAGCGTCGAGCCGACCATGCAGCCCGCCGACATGGTCGACCTGACCGTGTACTTCCGCAGCGGCGAGGGCTCGTCGGCCTTCCTGGTCCCGGTGACCATTGAGACCGAGATCACCGACGACCTGCCGCTCGCGGCGGTGCACTACCTGATCGCCGGCCCCCGCGGGGAGGACGAGTCCGGTCTGTCGGCGGCCCTGCCGCCCGAGACCCAGGTGCTCGACCTGTTCGTGGCCGAAGGCACCGCGCACCTCGACCTGTCGCGTGAGGTGATCTCCCGGGCCGCGGGGGTCAACCCCTCCGACGAGCACGAGGCCCTGGCCCTGGCCGCGATCGCCGGCACCCTCACCGAGTTCCCCACGATCGAGCAGGTGCGCCTGTCGGTCGAGGGCCACCAGACCGGCTCGCGCCGCGGCCTGGACGTGGGCGCCTTCTGGGGCGGGTGGGGTTTGCCCGAGGTCCTCGTGCGCGACGAGAGCATCATGGTCGAACCCGGCGAGGGCGACGGCGTGCCGCCCCTGGACAGCTTCTCCACCGAGGACCAGGACATCGGCGCCCCGCCCGACCAGCCCCTCGCGGTGACCCGCGTGCGGGTCCGCGACCGGGTGACCTACCTGCGGGTCATCGTCGAGCTGGCCGACGTGGGCGACCCCGACGCCTCCGCCGCCGTCCCGCCGGCGCGCGTGCGCGAGGACGGCGGTCGGATCGTGCTGGAGATCGACGGCATCGCCGCCTACGACGCCGACCTGGAGCCCGGTCAGCGGGTCGACGTCGAGGACCCGGCCTTCGACGGGGTGGTCGTGGACGACACCGACCGTCCCGACCAGGTGCGCATCACCGTGCTGCCGACGTCCCCGCGGGGGTTCTGGCTGCACGACCTGTCCAGCCCCACCCGCCTCATCCTCGACGTCAGGAAGTAG
- the gyrB gene encoding DNA topoisomerase (ATP-hydrolyzing) subunit B, with product MDDDQQGRPTVDGGRYDASDITVLEGLEAVRKRPGMYIGSTGPRGLHHLVYEVVDNSVDEAMAGRCSAIEVRLLADGGVRVTDDGRGIPIDELTHLGKRKSALEVVLTVLHAGGKFDNKSYAVSGGLHGVGVSVVNALSARLVAEVHRDGRIYRQTYQRGRPDGPVAAVGETDRTGTTITFWADDQIFEVLDYNWEILTGRFRETAFLTAGLRISLVDDRQPDAGTVDVGAGAERRLEFCYEGGLRDFVRHLNAQKEPLHEGILHFTAADQDSPAGGPAEVEVALQWNVSYHESIHTFANTINTHEGGTHEEGFKKALTAVVNRYARKTGLLAKVKGNGKELGLTGEDIREGLTAIVSVKLADPQFEGQTKTKLGNTPIRSMVEKACNDQLSTWFEEHPTEARLVVAKAVQGAEARLAARAARELTRRKGLLDSPSLPGKLADCDSSVPADCEIFIVEGDSAGGSSKQARDRDTQAVLPIRGKILNVEKARLGKILENKEIQALITAIGTGIGEDFELGKARYHKIVMLMDADVDGAHIRTLVLTFAFRHMRELIDAGFVYIAQPPLYQMAPPGAKGKDKVRFALSEKERDVILEEWRADGIIGENGKKPDISRLKGLGEMDAQDLWDTTMDPQARTLLQVTMEDAAAADQMFTTLMGDDVEARRDFIVRNARDVRFLDV from the coding sequence GTGGACGACGACCAGCAAGGCCGGCCGACGGTCGACGGCGGGCGCTACGACGCCAGCGACATCACCGTCCTGGAGGGGCTCGAGGCCGTCCGCAAGCGGCCCGGCATGTACATCGGCTCGACCGGCCCCCGCGGGTTGCACCACCTCGTCTACGAGGTCGTGGACAACTCGGTCGACGAGGCGATGGCGGGGCGCTGCAGCGCCATCGAGGTGCGGCTGCTGGCCGACGGCGGCGTGCGGGTCACCGACGACGGTCGCGGCATCCCGATCGACGAGCTGACCCACCTCGGCAAGCGCAAGTCCGCCCTGGAGGTCGTGCTGACGGTCCTGCACGCCGGCGGCAAGTTCGACAACAAGAGCTACGCGGTGTCCGGCGGGCTGCACGGCGTGGGCGTCTCGGTCGTCAACGCCCTGTCGGCGCGCCTGGTGGCCGAGGTCCACCGCGACGGGCGCATCTACCGCCAGACCTACCAGCGCGGGCGCCCCGACGGCCCGGTGGCCGCCGTCGGCGAGACCGACCGCACCGGCACGACCATCACGTTCTGGGCCGACGACCAGATCTTCGAGGTCCTCGACTACAACTGGGAGATCCTGACCGGTCGCTTCCGCGAGACCGCGTTCCTGACCGCCGGGCTGCGGATCAGCCTGGTCGACGACCGCCAGCCGGACGCCGGGACCGTGGACGTCGGGGCCGGCGCGGAGCGGCGCCTGGAGTTCTGCTACGAAGGCGGCCTGCGCGACTTCGTCCGGCACCTGAACGCCCAGAAGGAGCCCCTGCACGAGGGCATCCTGCACTTCACCGCCGCCGACCAGGACAGCCCCGCCGGGGGGCCCGCCGAGGTCGAGGTGGCGCTGCAGTGGAACGTGAGCTACCACGAGTCCATCCACACCTTCGCCAACACCATCAACACCCACGAGGGCGGCACCCACGAGGAGGGCTTCAAGAAGGCCCTGACCGCGGTGGTCAACCGCTACGCGCGCAAGACGGGCCTGCTGGCCAAGGTCAAGGGCAACGGCAAGGAGCTCGGCCTCACCGGCGAGGACATCCGTGAGGGCCTCACGGCGATCGTGTCGGTCAAGCTCGCCGACCCCCAGTTCGAGGGGCAGACCAAGACCAAGCTCGGCAACACCCCGATCCGCAGCATGGTCGAGAAGGCCTGCAACGACCAGCTGTCCACGTGGTTCGAGGAGCACCCGACCGAGGCCCGGCTCGTCGTGGCCAAGGCGGTCCAGGGGGCCGAGGCCCGCCTGGCGGCCCGCGCCGCGCGGGAGCTGACCCGGCGCAAGGGGCTGCTGGACTCCCCGTCGCTGCCCGGCAAGCTCGCCGACTGCGACTCCAGCGTGCCCGCCGACTGCGAGATCTTCATCGTCGAGGGCGACTCGGCCGGCGGCTCGTCCAAGCAGGCGCGCGACCGCGACACCCAGGCGGTCCTGCCGATCCGCGGCAAGATCCTGAACGTCGAGAAGGCGCGCCTCGGCAAGATCCTCGAGAACAAGGAGATCCAGGCGCTGATCACCGCGATCGGCACCGGCATCGGCGAGGACTTCGAGCTGGGCAAGGCCCGCTACCACAAGATCGTGATGCTGATGGACGCCGACGTCGACGGCGCCCACATCCGCACGCTCGTGCTGACCTTCGCGTTCCGCCACATGCGCGAGCTGATCGACGCGGGCTTCGTCTACATCGCCCAGCCGCCGCTCTACCAGATGGCCCCCCCGGGGGCGAAGGGCAAGGACAAGGTTCGCTTCGCCCTGAGCGAGAAGGAGCGCGACGTGATCCTGGAGGAGTGGCGCGCCGACGGCATCATCGGCGAGAATGGCAAGAAGCCCGACATCAGCCGGCTGAAGGGCCTCGGCGAGATGGACGCCCAGGACCTCTGGGACACCACCATGGACCCGCAGGCCCGCACGCTGCTGCAGGTGACGATGGAGGACGCCGCCGCCGCCGACCAGATGTTCACCACCCTGATGGGCGACGACGTCGAGGCGCGCCGCGACTTCATCGTCCGCAACGCCCGCGACGTGCGCTTCCTCGACGTATGA
- a CDS encoding DUF721 domain-containing protein, with product MTRPRLPRRRRSDPEAELPDARPARGRDPRPVTELLRDTTAARRGWAVHLEGARVHGTWAEIAGEQLAAHTEPVRLHGGVLVVRADSATWATQVRFLAAQLAQRANAVLGDGQVTQVTVVSGPLRGADD from the coding sequence ATGACCCGCCCGCGCCTGCCCCGCCGACGACGCTCCGATCCCGAGGCGGAGCTGCCCGACGCCCGCCCGGCGCGCGGCCGCGACCCCCGACCCGTGACCGAGCTGCTGCGCGACACGACCGCGGCGCGCCGTGGGTGGGCGGTGCACCTGGAGGGGGCCCGCGTCCACGGCACCTGGGCCGAGATCGCCGGGGAGCAGCTGGCGGCCCACACCGAGCCCGTGCGCCTGCACGGCGGCGTCCTGGTGGTGCGGGCCGACTCCGCGACGTGGGCCACGCAGGTACGTTTCCTCGCCGCGCAGCTGGCGCAGCGCGCCAACGCCGTGCTCGGCGACGGTCAGGTGACCCAGGTCACGGTCGTGAGCGGGCCGCTGCGCGGCGCCGACGACTGA
- the recF gene encoding DNA replication/repair protein RecF yields the protein MHLERLELRDYRSYAAVDVDLDAGVAVLVGENAQGKTNLLEAVHYLAVGHSHRVANDGPLVAAGAEAAVVRAVARLAPDPATPTAPGRRLTVELELRPGGRNRMRVNGQPQARTRAAIGQVRSVLFAPEDLQLVRGDPGERRRFLDDLLIQRRPAYAAARQEYDRVLRQRNALLKAARAGLRGRDHAPRAPHPAEGAGGDAPATLETWTAALARAGATVLAARIAAVHALAGPTEDAYRDLVTASPTREATGQVALAYELSTGRRIAAEADAGVPDPAALDAELRAGLEAVADAERERGVTLAGPHRDELFLGLNDLPAKGYASHGEHWSLALALRLASREVLHQVGDEPIVLLDDVFAELDEQRRARLAARCDRFGQVLVTAAVDDDVPLYGPRYRVRAGRVTR from the coding sequence GTGCACCTCGAGCGCCTCGAGCTGCGCGACTACCGGTCCTACGCCGCGGTCGACGTCGACCTCGACGCGGGCGTGGCCGTCCTGGTCGGTGAGAACGCCCAGGGCAAGACCAACCTGCTGGAGGCGGTGCATTACCTGGCCGTCGGCCACAGCCACCGGGTGGCCAACGACGGGCCGCTGGTGGCCGCGGGCGCCGAGGCGGCCGTGGTGCGGGCGGTGGCGCGCCTGGCGCCCGACCCGGCCACCCCCACGGCCCCCGGCCGGCGGCTGACCGTGGAGCTCGAGCTGCGCCCGGGCGGGCGCAACCGCATGCGCGTGAACGGCCAGCCGCAGGCGCGGACCCGGGCGGCCATCGGGCAGGTGCGCAGCGTGCTGTTCGCCCCCGAGGACCTCCAGCTCGTGCGCGGTGACCCCGGCGAGCGGCGGCGCTTCCTCGACGACCTGCTCATCCAGCGCCGTCCGGCCTACGCCGCGGCCCGCCAGGAGTACGACCGGGTGCTGCGCCAGCGCAACGCCCTGCTCAAGGCGGCCCGCGCGGGCCTTCGCGGCCGCGACCACGCCCCCCGGGCCCCGCACCCGGCCGAGGGGGCCGGCGGCGACGCCCCGGCCACCCTGGAGACGTGGACCGCGGCCCTGGCCCGGGCAGGGGCGACGGTGCTGGCCGCGCGGATCGCGGCGGTGCACGCCCTGGCCGGGCCGACCGAGGACGCCTACCGCGACCTCGTCACGGCGTCGCCGACCCGGGAGGCGACGGGCCAGGTCGCGCTGGCCTACGAGCTGTCGACCGGCCGGCGCATCGCGGCGGAGGCCGACGCGGGCGTGCCCGATCCCGCCGCCCTGGACGCCGAGCTGCGCGCCGGGCTGGAGGCGGTGGCGGACGCCGAGCGCGAGCGGGGGGTCACCCTGGCCGGTCCGCACCGCGACGAGCTGTTCCTCGGCCTGAACGACCTGCCGGCCAAGGGCTACGCGAGCCACGGCGAGCACTGGTCGCTGGCCCTGGCCCTGCGCCTTGCCAGCCGGGAGGTCCTCCACCAGGTGGGCGACGAGCCGATCGTGCTGCTCGACGATGTGTTCGCCGAGCTCGACGAGCAGCGCCGAGCGCGCCTGGCGGCGCGCTGCGACCGCTTCGGCCAGGTCCTGGTGACCGCGGCCGTGGACGACGACGTGCCCCTTTACGGGCCCCGCTACCGGGTCCGGGCAGGCCGGGTCACGCGATGA
- the dnaN gene encoding DNA polymerase III subunit beta: MKFRAERTEFAEAASWALRTVGARATLPALSGVRLEVLGDRLHLRSTDLETSSELSIPVQADRDGVALVPGKLLGDVVRSLPQQGVSAEVDGDRLHLSCGRAQFDLRLMPAEDFPALPEPADDAPVVAMKAEEFSRTVAQVARAASLDDARPVLTGVSLEATADTLTAAATDSYRLAVRTVPWDQGTDQTVLVPRRALEEARRSAEQLGSEVRIVLEAARVTFTFGDRRLTTNLIEGTFPDFRQLIPAGFERRLTVDRAELTEVVKRVAVVGDTNTAATPVTLHLTEDSVRVTAGSGEVGQAEESLPGTLEGEDLQIAFNPRYLTDGLDATGGERVRFEFRDELKPAVLRPAPREGEETDTVAGDFLYLLMPVRV, encoded by the coding sequence ATGAAGTTCCGGGCGGAGCGCACCGAGTTCGCTGAGGCGGCGTCCTGGGCCCTGCGCACGGTCGGGGCACGGGCGACGTTGCCGGCCCTGTCGGGTGTGCGCCTGGAGGTCCTGGGCGACCGGCTGCACCTGCGGTCCACCGACCTGGAGACCTCCAGCGAGCTGTCGATCCCGGTGCAGGCCGACCGTGACGGGGTCGCCCTCGTGCCGGGCAAGCTGCTCGGCGACGTCGTCCGGTCACTGCCCCAGCAGGGGGTGAGTGCCGAGGTCGATGGCGACCGGCTGCACCTGTCGTGCGGTCGCGCCCAGTTCGACCTGCGGCTCATGCCCGCGGAGGACTTCCCGGCCCTGCCCGAGCCCGCCGACGACGCCCCCGTGGTGGCGATGAAGGCCGAGGAGTTCTCCCGCACGGTGGCCCAGGTCGCCCGCGCCGCCAGCCTCGACGACGCCCGTCCCGTGCTGACCGGGGTGAGCCTCGAGGCCACCGCGGACACGTTGACGGCCGCCGCGACGGACTCCTACCGCCTGGCGGTGCGCACCGTGCCCTGGGACCAGGGCACCGACCAGACCGTGCTCGTGCCCCGCCGGGCGCTGGAGGAGGCGCGCCGCTCCGCCGAGCAGCTCGGCAGCGAGGTGCGCATCGTGCTCGAGGCGGCGCGGGTGACCTTCACCTTCGGCGACCGCCGGCTCACCACCAACCTCATCGAGGGCACGTTCCCCGACTTCCGCCAGCTGATCCCCGCCGGGTTCGAGCGCCGCCTGACCGTGGACCGCGCGGAGCTGACCGAGGTGGTCAAGCGCGTCGCCGTCGTCGGCGACACCAACACCGCGGCCACCCCGGTGACGCTGCACCTGACCGAGGACAGCGTGCGCGTGACCGCCGGCAGCGGCGAGGTCGGCCAGGCCGAGGAGTCCCTGCCCGGCACGCTCGAGGGCGAGGACCTGCAGATCGCGTTCAACCCGCGCTATCTCACCGACGGGCTGGATGCGACGGGCGGGGAGCGCGTGCGCTTCGAGTTCCGCGACGAGCTGAAACCGGCGGTGCTGCGGCCCGCCCCCCGCGAGGGCGAGGAGACCGACACCGTCGCCGGGGACTTCCTGTACCTGCTGATGCCCGTCAGGGTGTAG